In a single window of the Streptacidiphilus sp. P02-A3a genome:
- a CDS encoding TetR/AcrR family transcriptional regulator, translating to MADAPTTRSRRGRPAQISRELIVDAAISTGNLDTLTMRELAARLGVTHAALYRWVKNRDQLFDLVNEVMVERVLPAEGPSDRDWRPWLAHLGWGMHDRFLALPGYATRISRPHRHTTGTFGRLRASVISAFTDAGVSPHLAEQSWYIFITSIVSWLAVQEHPLDLGDSTPRFELFLDTLLRGLPAQEPGAGRD from the coding sequence ATGGCCGATGCCCCGACAACCCGATCACGCCGGGGACGCCCCGCGCAGATCAGCCGCGAGCTGATCGTCGACGCCGCCATCAGTACCGGGAACCTCGACACCCTGACCATGCGCGAGCTCGCCGCCCGGCTGGGGGTCACCCACGCCGCGCTCTACCGCTGGGTGAAAAACCGCGACCAGCTGTTCGACCTCGTCAACGAGGTCATGGTCGAACGCGTCCTGCCCGCCGAGGGCCCGTCGGACCGCGACTGGCGGCCCTGGCTCGCGCACCTCGGCTGGGGCATGCACGACCGCTTCCTGGCCCTACCCGGCTACGCCACCCGCATCTCGCGGCCGCACCGCCACACCACCGGGACCTTCGGGCGCCTCCGCGCCAGCGTCATCAGCGCGTTCACCGACGCCGGGGTCTCCCCCCACCTCGCCGAACAGAGCTGGTACATCTTCATCACGTCCATCGTGAGCTGGCTCGCCGTCCAGGAGCACCCGCTCGACCTGGGCGACAGCACCCCCCGCTTCGAACTGTTCCTCGACACGCTGCTGCGCGGCCTGCCCGCGCAGGAACCCGGCGCCGGGCGGGACTAG
- a CDS encoding class I SAM-dependent methyltransferase, translating to MTSDEQHGQHEHASSTGPTSSAAVTVDPPKVNAYDSFAEAYTAENEDNLINGYYQRPAMLALAGEVAGRRILDAGCGSGPLFAGLRDRGAVVSGFDASAGMVELARRRLGDGADLRVADLGSPLPYPDDTFDDVVAALVLHYLEDWGPALAELRRVLKPGGRLIASVDHPFAIHLMHREAGRAAEYKYFDTTNWIEEWTFGDQSTPVSFWHRPLHAMIEAFTSAGFRIAVISEPEPDPAARELFPEVIAAKPRFLSFLFFVLQAD from the coding sequence ATGACTTCTGACGAGCAGCACGGGCAGCACGAGCACGCGAGCTCCACCGGGCCCACCTCATCGGCCGCGGTGACTGTGGATCCGCCGAAGGTCAACGCCTACGACAGCTTCGCCGAGGCGTACACGGCCGAGAACGAGGACAACCTCATCAACGGCTACTACCAGCGGCCCGCGATGCTGGCCCTCGCCGGGGAGGTGGCGGGCCGCCGGATCCTCGACGCCGGGTGCGGCTCCGGGCCGCTGTTCGCGGGGCTGCGCGACCGCGGCGCCGTGGTGAGCGGTTTCGACGCGAGCGCCGGGATGGTGGAGCTGGCCCGGCGGCGGCTCGGCGACGGCGCCGACCTGCGGGTGGCCGACCTGGGCAGTCCGCTTCCCTACCCTGACGACACGTTCGACGATGTCGTCGCGGCCCTGGTGCTGCACTACCTGGAGGACTGGGGACCGGCGCTGGCCGAGCTGCGGCGGGTACTGAAGCCCGGCGGTCGGCTGATCGCGTCCGTCGACCATCCCTTCGCCATCCACCTCATGCACCGCGAGGCCGGTCGGGCGGCGGAGTACAAGTACTTCGACACCACCAACTGGATCGAGGAGTGGACCTTCGGCGACCAGAGCACCCCGGTGAGCTTCTGGCACAGGCCGCTGCACGCGATGATCGAGGCGTTCACCTCGGCGGGCTTCCGGATAGCGGTCATCAGCGAACCGGAGCCCGACCCGGCCGCCCGCGAGCTCTTCCCCGAGGTGATCGCGGCCAAGCCGCGCTTCCTGTCCTTCCTGTTCTTCGTTCTCCAGGCCGACTAG
- a CDS encoding MarR family winged helix-turn-helix transcriptional regulator, which yields MSNPPKTRRASPSRAVDDGRRRRYFAKLALDRPDVGLCRATTVVARAIDAELTGYDVSAAQHLVLKMLDDVGPCSQQELSEQLRIDRSVMVGCIDGLEDSGLVRRERHPKDRRANVIIPTPEGLDALAEVESGVPGFLDRAFQALTPAERRTLARLMVKILDVA from the coding sequence ATGAGCAACCCGCCGAAGACCCGCCGCGCTTCGCCGAGCCGGGCCGTGGACGACGGCCGACGCCGGCGGTACTTCGCGAAACTGGCCCTGGACCGGCCGGACGTCGGCCTCTGCCGGGCGACCACGGTGGTGGCCCGCGCCATCGACGCGGAGCTGACCGGCTACGACGTCTCGGCGGCCCAGCACCTGGTACTCAAGATGCTCGACGATGTCGGCCCGTGCTCGCAGCAGGAGCTGAGCGAGCAGTTGCGCATCGACCGCAGCGTGATGGTCGGCTGCATCGACGGGCTGGAGGACTCGGGCCTGGTCCGCCGCGAACGGCATCCCAAGGACCGCCGGGCCAATGTCATCATTCCCACGCCGGAGGGGCTCGACGCCCTGGCCGAGGTCGAGAGCGGGGTGCCGGGCTTCCTGGACCGCGCCTTCCAGGCGCTGACCCCGGCGGAGCGCAGGACCCTGGCCCGGCTGATGGTCAAGATCCTCGACGTGGCGTGA
- a CDS encoding nitroreductase family protein, translated as MPPLDLSVDELLTTTRAVRKRLDLTRPVDREVIKECLAIATQAPTGRNRQHWDFVFVTDPHRRAALADLYRAGLTSPREAASGGELVNRGSAQGWGRIADGAQHLFEHLHEVPVLLVPCVRVGDRRELDWPVRRANIYGSIFPAVWQFMLAARSRGLGTVWTTPHLQYEREAARLLGIPYDTVVQTALIPVAHSIGTDFRPGPRVAADEVAHWDRW; from the coding sequence ATGCCTCCACTCGACCTGTCAGTCGACGAACTGCTCACCACGACCCGTGCCGTCCGCAAGCGCCTGGACCTGACGCGCCCGGTGGACCGCGAGGTCATCAAGGAATGCCTCGCCATCGCCACCCAGGCGCCCACCGGCCGCAACCGGCAGCACTGGGACTTCGTGTTCGTGACCGACCCGCACCGGCGCGCGGCGCTGGCCGACCTGTACCGGGCGGGTCTGACCAGCCCGCGTGAGGCCGCGTCGGGGGGCGAACTCGTCAACCGGGGCAGCGCCCAGGGATGGGGCAGGATCGCCGACGGCGCGCAGCACCTGTTCGAGCACCTGCACGAGGTTCCGGTGCTGCTGGTGCCGTGCGTGCGGGTGGGCGACCGGCGGGAGTTGGACTGGCCGGTGCGCCGGGCCAACATCTACGGCTCGATCTTCCCCGCGGTCTGGCAGTTCATGCTCGCGGCGCGCTCGCGCGGGCTGGGCACCGTCTGGACCACCCCCCACCTCCAGTACGAGCGTGAGGCCGCGCGACTGCTCGGCATCCCCTACGACACGGTCGTCCAGACCGCGCTGATCCCGGTGGCCCACAGCATCGGGACGGACTTCCGGCCCGGGCCGCGGGTCGCGGCCGACGAGGTGGCGCACTGGGACCGCTGGTAG
- a CDS encoding GDSL-type esterase/lipase family protein, whose protein sequence is MNGRPAVAPGAGPVRWLAPQDPGLSWDGTLELERVADGWLPRRFPGRRVATTSSEGFANLAAMAAGVRFAVRTDAEELLLRLNAAPGGAPLDVRVDGAPAHRATLAGECELVVPLAPPGTRPVRPAPRHVEVWLPHLGHTRVRGVGFRGHRTLAPADRTGPRWVTYGSSITHSMFASGPSETWTALVAAGNGWRLHNLGFAGEAHLDPVVARTIRALPADLVSLELGINVYLRESFSARSWIPAVCGFIETIREGHPDLPLAVITPLSSPTREHAPNRVGLTLAQVREHTAAAVRILDRLGDKHLHILDGLSLVPTDEAADLLADGLHPTPEGEHVLAERIAPALRSLLPPP, encoded by the coding sequence GTGAACGGGCGGCCCGCGGTGGCGCCGGGCGCGGGACCGGTGCGCTGGCTCGCCCCCCAGGACCCGGGGCTGTCCTGGGACGGGACCCTGGAGCTGGAGCGGGTCGCGGACGGTTGGCTGCCCCGGCGGTTCCCGGGACGGCGAGTGGCCACCACCTCATCCGAGGGGTTCGCGAACCTGGCCGCGATGGCCGCCGGTGTCAGGTTCGCGGTGCGCACCGACGCCGAGGAGTTGCTCCTGCGGCTGAACGCGGCCCCCGGCGGCGCGCCGCTGGACGTCCGGGTCGACGGAGCACCGGCGCACCGGGCCACGCTCGCGGGCGAGTGCGAGCTCGTGGTCCCGCTCGCGCCGCCCGGCACCCGGCCCGTCCGGCCCGCGCCCCGCCATGTCGAGGTGTGGCTGCCGCACCTGGGCCACACCCGGGTGCGGGGGGTCGGGTTCCGCGGGCACCGCACCCTGGCACCCGCCGACCGCACCGGACCACGCTGGGTGACCTACGGAAGCTCGATCACCCACAGCATGTTCGCCTCGGGCCCCTCGGAGACCTGGACCGCGCTGGTCGCCGCCGGGAACGGCTGGCGGCTGCACAACCTCGGCTTCGCCGGGGAGGCCCACCTGGACCCGGTGGTCGCCCGGACCATCCGGGCGCTGCCCGCCGACCTGGTCTCGCTGGAGCTGGGGATCAACGTCTACCTGCGTGAGAGCTTCTCCGCCCGCAGTTGGATCCCGGCCGTGTGCGGCTTCATCGAGACCATCCGCGAGGGCCACCCGGACCTGCCGCTCGCCGTCATCACGCCACTGTCCTCGCCCACCCGCGAGCACGCCCCCAACCGGGTCGGCCTCACCCTGGCCCAGGTCCGCGAGCACACCGCGGCCGCCGTGCGGATACTGGACCGGCTCGGCGACAAGCACCTGCACATCCTGGACGGGCTGTCGCTGGTCCCCACCGACGAGGCCGCCGACCTGCTCGCCGACGGCCTGCACCCCACCCCCGAGGGCGAACACGTCCTGGCCGAAAGGATCGCCCCCGCCCTCCGCTCCCTCCTCCCGCCGCCATGA
- a CDS encoding dienelactone hydrolase family protein — protein sequence MQFISERRLDDGVLEREFTLGEIPGTLWTPESTTPVPLILMAHNNGLPKGEPRLVARARHSAAQGYAVASIDAAGCGGRPRSAAAEQARADLRRAMQAGEPVDEIFESFIGPLVENAVPEWRTALDALLALPGIDGPVGYSGWTAVGIRLAVAEPRIAAAGFFAGGYVPVAQREEARQVTVPLLFLLQWDDEGNPRQRALDLFDAFGSEQKTLHANLGGHTGTPWFEKEDGDRFFGRHLK from the coding sequence ATGCAGTTCATTTCCGAGCGGCGTCTCGACGACGGCGTCCTCGAACGCGAATTCACCCTCGGCGAGATCCCCGGCACGCTGTGGACGCCCGAATCCACCACGCCGGTCCCGCTGATCCTGATGGCCCACAACAACGGCCTGCCCAAGGGGGAACCCCGGCTGGTGGCCCGGGCCCGGCACTCCGCGGCGCAGGGCTACGCGGTGGCCAGCATCGACGCCGCCGGGTGCGGTGGGCGGCCCCGTTCCGCCGCCGCCGAGCAGGCCCGCGCCGACCTCCGCCGGGCGATGCAGGCCGGCGAGCCGGTCGACGAGATCTTCGAGTCCTTCATCGGCCCGCTGGTCGAGAACGCGGTCCCGGAATGGCGGACCGCCCTGGACGCCCTCCTCGCGCTGCCCGGGATCGACGGCCCGGTCGGGTACTCGGGGTGGACCGCCGTCGGTATTCGGCTGGCGGTGGCCGAGCCGCGCATCGCGGCCGCCGGGTTCTTCGCCGGTGGCTACGTGCCGGTGGCCCAGCGCGAGGAGGCCCGGCAGGTCACCGTCCCGCTGCTGTTCCTGTTGCAGTGGGACGACGAGGGGAACCCCCGGCAGCGGGCCCTGGACCTGTTCGACGCCTTCGGCTCCGAGCAGAAGACGCTGCACGCCAACCTGGGCGGCCATACCGGCACCCCGTGGTTCGAGAAGGAGGACGGGGACCGCTTCTTCGGCCGCCACCTGAAGTGA
- a CDS encoding S9 family peptidase encodes MAEEVRFKSVVGPELAGSIDLPEGEIRGWGIFVHGFTLGRNSPAASRVSKQLAREGIGMLRYDNLGIGDSDGDWGDGSFTVKAQDTARAAALMAERGTPADLLVGHSWGGAAAIAAAAGATGVRAVATIGAPSDPSHVEHQYDAVVDRVLSEGSHEWFVGGRTLVLKRAFVDDVRQAHLRDRIRELNLPLLVMHSPTDDTVDIANAGEIFREARHPRSFVSLEGADHLLTARGQAQRAARIISAWADQYIHG; translated from the coding sequence ATGGCTGAAGAAGTGAGATTCAAGAGCGTCGTCGGCCCGGAACTGGCCGGCTCGATCGACCTGCCGGAAGGGGAGATCCGGGGCTGGGGAATCTTCGTCCACGGATTCACCCTCGGCAGGAACTCACCCGCCGCCTCGCGCGTCAGCAAGCAGCTGGCACGTGAGGGAATCGGCATGCTGCGCTACGACAACCTCGGCATCGGGGACTCCGACGGCGACTGGGGCGACGGCTCCTTCACCGTCAAGGCCCAGGACACCGCCCGCGCGGCGGCGCTGATGGCGGAGCGGGGGACCCCGGCGGACCTGCTGGTGGGGCACTCCTGGGGCGGCGCCGCCGCCATCGCCGCGGCGGCCGGGGCAACCGGCGTCCGCGCGGTCGCCACGATCGGCGCGCCCTCCGACCCCAGCCACGTCGAGCACCAGTACGACGCGGTCGTCGACCGGGTCCTCAGCGAGGGCTCGCACGAGTGGTTCGTCGGAGGGCGGACCCTGGTCCTCAAGCGTGCCTTCGTCGACGACGTCCGCCAGGCCCACCTACGTGACCGCATAAGGGAGTTGAACCTGCCGCTGCTCGTCATGCACTCACCCACCGACGACACCGTCGACATCGCCAACGCCGGGGAGATCTTCCGCGAGGCACGGCACCCGCGGAGCTTCGTCTCGCTCGAAGGAGCCGACCACCTGCTGACCGCCCGCGGACAGGCGCAGCGCGCCGCCCGCATCATCAGCGCCTGGGCCGACCAGTACATCCACGGCTGA
- a CDS encoding siderophore-interacting protein, with translation MTSPFRLFDTEVLRTRRLTPGMLRLTLGGSDLAGFVNGGLDQRIKFLLPCPGRTAAVLPDRTPDGWYQAWRQLPDEQRPVLRTYTVRAQRPEAREIDVDVALHRPGIASAWVAEARPGDRLGVFGPARPGAGGVEFALPPRAEWVLLWGDQTALPAIACVLAELPEDFPVRAVVTVPDPAERQHLATRARLRLTWRHGGEGAELLPRGWAEGLEPGAGYAWIAGEAAEIRALRRELLAEHGFQRPDITFMGYWRRGHQGG, from the coding sequence ATGACCTCGCCTTTCCGCCTGTTCGACACCGAAGTCCTGCGCACCCGACGGCTCACCCCAGGGATGCTGCGGCTGACTCTGGGCGGATCGGACCTGGCCGGTTTCGTCAACGGCGGTCTCGACCAGCGGATCAAGTTCCTGCTCCCGTGCCCGGGGCGGACGGCGGCGGTCCTGCCCGACCGCACCCCCGACGGCTGGTACCAGGCCTGGCGTCAACTGCCGGACGAGCAGCGCCCGGTGCTGCGCACCTACACCGTGCGGGCGCAGCGGCCGGAGGCCCGCGAGATCGACGTGGACGTGGCCCTGCACCGGCCCGGTATCGCCTCGGCCTGGGTCGCCGAGGCCCGCCCCGGCGACCGGCTCGGTGTCTTCGGCCCGGCCCGGCCGGGCGCGGGCGGGGTCGAGTTCGCGCTGCCGCCGCGAGCCGAGTGGGTCCTGCTCTGGGGCGACCAGACCGCGCTGCCCGCCATCGCCTGTGTCCTGGCCGAACTGCCGGAGGACTTCCCGGTCCGGGCCGTGGTCACGGTGCCGGACCCGGCCGAGCGGCAGCACCTCGCCACCCGGGCGCGGTTGCGGCTGACCTGGCGACACGGCGGCGAGGGGGCGGAGTTGCTGCCGCGGGGCTGGGCGGAAGGGCTGGAGCCGGGCGCCGGGTACGCCTGGATCGCGGGGGAGGCCGCCGAGATCCGCGCACTGCGCCGGGAACTGCTGGCCGAACACGGCTTCCAGCGCCCCGACATCACGTTCATGGGCTACTGGCGGCGCGGCCACCAGGGCGGGTGA
- a CDS encoding ABC transporter substrate-binding protein codes for MPPHASRRSVLFGGAGLVASLGLAACSSGSGGSGSGAKSAAGGGSSTQAGAASGFPVPVPHKYGTTVVRKAPVRIVSDGYTDHDAALALGVVPLGLRQWIPQWKQGVGPWAVSRLQGQQPKIWADTGVPFEKIAALAPDLVLEIGSGLTQGDYTKLSQIAPTIAQAKGYVDYGTPWDVGSLMVGEALGRKAEMQSLIDGVNARFAAARRAHPGLAGKTVNVMGYSGAGSYYVYSSEDTRGRFYGSLGCRTPAAVDKAAGNQFYAQISQEQADLLEADLLVVLGDQDSGSRKVFDKDQVLQRLDAVKQGRFLFLDDLDVTMALSASTVLSLPYAIDKVVPQSTAALKV; via the coding sequence ATGCCGCCCCACGCCAGCCGCCGTTCCGTCCTGTTCGGCGGCGCCGGACTCGTCGCCTCCCTCGGCCTCGCGGCCTGCTCCAGCGGATCCGGCGGGTCCGGCAGCGGCGCCAAGTCGGCCGCCGGCGGCGGCAGTTCCACCCAGGCGGGGGCCGCGTCCGGCTTCCCGGTCCCGGTGCCGCACAAGTACGGCACCACGGTCGTCCGCAAGGCCCCGGTCCGGATCGTCAGCGACGGCTACACCGACCACGACGCGGCGCTCGCCCTCGGCGTGGTCCCGCTCGGGCTGCGCCAGTGGATCCCGCAGTGGAAGCAGGGCGTCGGCCCGTGGGCGGTGAGCAGGCTCCAGGGGCAGCAGCCGAAGATCTGGGCGGACACCGGCGTGCCCTTCGAGAAGATCGCGGCGCTCGCCCCCGACCTGGTGCTGGAGATCGGCAGCGGACTGACCCAGGGCGACTACACCAAGCTCTCCCAGATCGCGCCCACCATCGCCCAGGCCAAGGGATACGTCGACTACGGAACCCCCTGGGACGTCGGCTCGCTGATGGTCGGTGAGGCACTTGGCCGCAAGGCCGAGATGCAGTCACTGATCGACGGCGTCAACGCGAGGTTCGCCGCCGCCCGCCGCGCGCACCCCGGCCTCGCCGGAAAGACCGTCAACGTCATGGGCTACAGCGGCGCGGGCAGCTACTACGTCTACTCCAGCGAGGACACCCGGGGCCGGTTCTACGGCAGCCTCGGCTGCCGGACCCCCGCTGCGGTGGACAAGGCGGCCGGCAACCAGTTCTACGCCCAGATCAGCCAGGAGCAGGCCGACCTGCTGGAGGCCGACCTGCTGGTGGTGCTGGGCGACCAGGACTCCGGCAGCCGCAAGGTCTTCGACAAGGACCAGGTGCTGCAACGGCTCGACGCGGTCAAGCAGGGCCGCTTCCTCTTCCTGGACGACCTCGACGTCACCATGGCGCTGTCCGCCTCGACCGTGCTGAGCCTGCCGTACGCCATCGACAAGGTGGTGCCGCAGTCGACCGCGGCACTCAAGGTCTGA
- a CDS encoding iron ABC transporter permease gives MAATTATQAPPGAARPAATGRSRVPVRAAGLLAALLLLGLAVLLSIAVGSRSIPPGTVIHELLHYDGSDDGVVIRDLRVPRTALGLAVGASLGLAGTLMQSLTRNPLADPGLLGVNAGASAAVVAAISVLGLGSSAVDVWFALAGAAVAAVLVYLLGSRGRAAATPVRMALAGATVSAVLGALVSAMVLSDPEAFDDYRFWSVGALAGRPIQVLWQTGGFMLAGAVLALALARPLNALALGDDAGRALGARRGRTHVLTILAITLLCGAATAAAGPIGFVGLAVPHLARWFTGPDLRWVLPYSMVLAPVMLLLADVVGRVIAPPGEIEAGIVTAFVGAPFFVLLARRRKLVQL, from the coding sequence GTGGCCGCGACCACCGCGACCCAGGCGCCACCCGGCGCCGCCCGACCGGCCGCGACCGGCCGCAGCCGCGTCCCGGTGCGCGCCGCCGGGCTGCTCGCCGCCCTGCTGCTGCTGGGACTGGCGGTCCTGCTCAGCATCGCGGTCGGCTCCCGCTCCATACCGCCGGGCACCGTGATCCACGAACTCCTCCACTACGACGGGTCCGACGACGGCGTCGTCATCCGTGACCTGCGCGTCCCGCGCACCGCGCTCGGCCTGGCCGTCGGTGCGTCGCTGGGACTCGCCGGCACGCTGATGCAGTCCCTCACCCGCAACCCGCTGGCCGATCCGGGCCTGCTCGGCGTGAACGCCGGGGCCTCCGCCGCCGTGGTCGCCGCCATCTCCGTGCTCGGGCTCGGCTCGTCCGCGGTGGACGTCTGGTTCGCCCTCGCCGGAGCGGCCGTCGCCGCGGTACTGGTGTACCTGCTCGGCTCGCGCGGACGGGCCGCGGCCACCCCCGTCCGGATGGCCCTGGCCGGGGCCACCGTCAGCGCCGTGCTCGGCGCACTGGTCTCGGCGATGGTGCTGAGCGACCCGGAGGCCTTCGACGACTACCGCTTCTGGTCGGTCGGCGCCCTCGCCGGACGCCCGATCCAGGTGCTCTGGCAGACCGGCGGCTTCATGCTGGCGGGCGCGGTGCTGGCGCTGGCGCTGGCCCGGCCGCTGAACGCGCTCGCGCTCGGCGACGACGCCGGACGCGCCCTGGGCGCGCGCCGCGGCCGCACCCATGTGCTGACCATCCTCGCGATCACCCTGCTCTGCGGCGCGGCCACCGCCGCCGCCGGGCCGATCGGCTTCGTCGGCCTGGCGGTGCCGCACCTGGCCCGCTGGTTCACCGGCCCGGACCTGCGCTGGGTCCTGCCGTACTCGATGGTGCTGGCCCCGGTCATGCTGCTGCTGGCCGACGTGGTGGGCCGGGTGATCGCGCCGCCCGGCGAGATCGAGGCGGGGATCGTGACCGCCTTCGTCGGCGCACCCTTCTTCGTGCTGCTGGCCCGGCGCCGCAAGCTGGTTCAGCTGTGA
- a CDS encoding iron chelate uptake ABC transporter family permease subunit has product MSASAGARPRTTGRRPRRRLLVGGGPVSLRLDLRGLLVCAVLALLLLAVCAVTLSTGDFPVPLTEVLRVLTGRGGSAADRFVIEGLRLPRLLTALLVGAALGTSGALFQSLSRNPLGSPDIVGFDTGAATGALVVILLLHGTAWQTAAGAVVGGLATALAVYLLALRRGSQGYRLILVGLGVAALLSSANSYLITRAGINDAQTAAVWMIGSVNGRGWEYVRPLSLALLVLLPAAVRVSRGLRTLELGEELSRGLGLRVGAVQVSAVLVGVGLSAAATAAAGPIGFVALAAPQIARRLTGLSEPGPLPAALTGAALLSASDLAAQRLLNGELPVGVVTAAVGGLYLAWLLSQERRKGRG; this is encoded by the coding sequence GTGAGCGCCTCGGCCGGGGCACGGCCCCGGACCACCGGGCGGCGCCCGCGCCGACGGCTGCTGGTCGGCGGCGGACCGGTCTCGCTCCGGCTCGACCTGCGCGGCCTGCTGGTCTGCGCGGTGCTCGCGCTGCTGCTGCTCGCGGTCTGCGCGGTCACGCTCAGCACCGGCGACTTCCCCGTCCCGCTGACCGAGGTGCTGCGGGTGCTCACCGGCCGGGGCGGCAGCGCCGCCGACCGGTTCGTCATCGAGGGCCTGCGGCTACCCCGGCTGCTGACCGCGCTCCTGGTCGGCGCGGCACTGGGGACCAGCGGCGCGCTCTTCCAGAGCCTCTCCCGCAACCCGCTGGGCAGCCCGGACATCGTCGGTTTCGACACCGGCGCGGCCACCGGCGCGCTGGTGGTGATCCTGCTGCTGCACGGGACCGCCTGGCAGACCGCCGCCGGTGCGGTCGTCGGCGGCCTGGCCACCGCCCTGGCGGTGTACCTGCTGGCGTTGCGGCGCGGCTCACAGGGCTACCGACTGATCCTGGTCGGCCTCGGCGTCGCGGCCCTGCTCTCCTCGGCCAACTCCTACCTGATCACCCGAGCCGGTATCAACGACGCGCAGACGGCGGCGGTGTGGATGATCGGCAGCGTCAACGGGCGCGGCTGGGAGTACGTGCGGCCGCTGTCGCTGGCGCTGCTCGTGCTGCTCCCCGCCGCGGTCCGGGTCTCCCGGGGGCTGCGCACCCTGGAACTGGGCGAGGAGCTGAGCCGGGGGCTCGGCCTGCGGGTCGGGGCGGTACAGGTGAGCGCGGTCCTGGTCGGTGTCGGCCTGTCCGCCGCGGCCACCGCCGCGGCCGGGCCGATCGGCTTCGTGGCCCTGGCCGCGCCGCAGATCGCCCGGCGGCTGACCGGGCTGTCCGAACCGGGGCCCCTCCCCGCGGCGCTGACCGGCGCCGCGCTGCTGTCCGCGAGCGATCTGGCGGCGCAGCGGCTCCTCAACGGCGAACTTCCGGTGGGCGTGGTCACAGCCGCCGTGGGCGGACTCTACTTGGCCTGGCTGCTCAGCCAGGAACGGCGAAAGGGACGCGGATGA
- a CDS encoding ABC transporter ATP-binding protein, whose translation MSRLCAEDLTLGYDRTTIIDGLDVRIPDGSFTVIVGANGCGKSTLLRALARVLRPTRGSVLLDGQAIRSMPPKEVARRLGLLPQGPVAPAGITVADLVGRGRFPHQGLLRQWSAADEEAVHGAMAATGVGELADSYLDELSGGQRQRVWLAMALAQQTGILLLDEPTTFLDIAHQVEVLDLCARLHADGRTLVAVLHDLNQACRYADHLIAMLGGAVVAEGAPAAIVTEELVQEVFGLACRIIEDPETGTPLIVPRSGRRVASGAAVGQRHG comes from the coding sequence ATGAGCAGGCTGTGCGCGGAGGATCTGACTCTCGGGTACGACCGCACCACCATCATCGACGGGCTCGACGTCCGGATCCCGGACGGGTCCTTCACCGTCATCGTCGGTGCCAACGGCTGCGGCAAGTCCACGCTGCTCCGGGCCCTGGCCCGGGTGCTCCGGCCCACGCGGGGCAGCGTGCTGCTGGACGGGCAGGCGATCCGCTCGATGCCGCCCAAGGAGGTGGCCCGCCGCCTCGGGCTGCTGCCACAGGGGCCGGTCGCCCCGGCCGGGATCACCGTCGCCGACCTGGTCGGCCGGGGCCGCTTCCCGCACCAGGGGCTGCTGCGGCAGTGGTCCGCCGCCGACGAGGAGGCCGTGCACGGCGCCATGGCCGCCACCGGCGTCGGCGAGCTCGCCGACAGCTACCTGGACGAGCTGTCCGGCGGTCAACGCCAACGGGTCTGGCTGGCGATGGCCCTCGCCCAGCAGACCGGCATCCTGCTGCTGGACGAGCCGACGACCTTCCTGGACATCGCGCACCAGGTCGAGGTGCTCGACCTGTGCGCGCGGCTGCACGCCGACGGCCGCACCCTGGTCGCCGTCCTGCACGACCTCAACCAGGCCTGCCGATACGCCGACCACCTGATCGCCATGCTCGGCGGCGCGGTGGTCGCCGAGGGGGCCCCGGCCGCGATCGTCACCGAGGAACTGGTCCAGGAGGTGTTCGGGCTCGCCTGCCGGATCATCGAGGACCCGGAGACCGGCACCCCGCTGATCGTGCCGCGGTCGGGCCGCCGGGTCGCCTCCGGCGCCGCCGTCGGCCAACGCCACGGTTGA